One genomic window of Polyangium aurulentum includes the following:
- a CDS encoding ATP-binding protein — protein MDRADTAPASPALTHIAARIRKTKDRIVRIWESRVRAEIIALAHKDRHSVVDSLPDYLEQLADTLAQGNAGDEMVESTAAEHGVQRARLGDYALGQLIHEHELLRKTLFETLEADRPLEPNERELLLGALSMTLRRAATQFVRTLSLLDQQVLHQTEQESERAAGILESSKDGVLGLDREWHFTFINEEAIRILYGEGSGRTRKDLIGKQMFDDLPKTAEPKLYWAQREAMDKQRPVHFEHFFPKLDRWLEVSAYPTKAGVNVVMRDLTQLREAEASLKEAEATFRTMVEVVQDYAIFMLDPQGNVASWNAGAEKIKQYKAEEVMGQYFGMLYTPEDRDAGRAGRNLAMALIKGRTEDEWWRMRKDGSRFWANVVITAIYDESGNLKGFAKVLRDLTDRKRMEEDERFLAEATAALASSLDYADTLRKATRMAVPSHADWCVVDIRAGADHDGASRLFIAHREHEKEIILQEMLRKSPRFLELPDGPWKVYRTGDPVLVPDFDHAAYEVFTKNREHAEVLRAIGMKTFLSVPLTARGRTFGTLTFGSADPARTYGAKDLTFAREFARRAAFAIDNARLYQQGKKALDLREEVLAIVSHDLKDPLHAIASSVELMKRVQLPGREGEQIAKRSETIARSVARMNRLISDLLDLSKLEAGKLAIEPREFEAGELVDELVEMFRPLAEQKRITLTAELVHQTCQIQGDKERILQVFSNLIGNAIKFTPERGTVTIRLDACGNEINFRVKDTGPGIPEADLSHVFDRFWQAKERARQGTGLGLSIAKAIVEAHGGTISVESEVGKGATFYFSLPRHGFAQEEAG, from the coding sequence ATGGATCGCGCCGACACCGCCCCCGCGTCCCCTGCGCTCACGCACATCGCCGCCCGCATCCGAAAGACGAAAGACCGGATCGTGAGGATCTGGGAAAGCCGGGTCAGGGCAGAAATCATCGCCCTCGCGCACAAGGACAGGCACAGCGTCGTCGACTCGCTGCCGGACTACCTCGAGCAGCTCGCCGACACCCTGGCCCAGGGGAACGCCGGCGACGAAATGGTCGAGAGCACCGCGGCCGAGCACGGCGTCCAGCGAGCCAGGCTCGGCGATTACGCCCTCGGCCAGCTCATCCACGAGCACGAGCTGCTGCGCAAGACCCTCTTCGAGACGCTCGAAGCGGACCGGCCCCTCGAGCCGAACGAGCGCGAGCTGCTCCTGGGCGCGCTGTCCATGACATTGCGACGGGCAGCGACCCAGTTCGTCCGGACGTTATCGCTCCTCGATCAGCAGGTCCTGCACCAGACCGAGCAGGAGAGCGAGCGGGCGGCCGGCATCCTGGAGAGCTCGAAGGACGGCGTCCTCGGCCTCGACCGGGAGTGGCATTTCACGTTCATCAACGAAGAGGCGATCCGCATCCTCTACGGGGAGGGCTCGGGCAGGACGCGCAAGGACCTCATCGGCAAGCAGATGTTCGACGACCTGCCGAAGACCGCCGAGCCCAAGCTGTACTGGGCCCAGCGCGAGGCGATGGACAAGCAGCGCCCCGTGCACTTCGAGCATTTCTTTCCCAAGCTCGACCGCTGGCTCGAGGTGAGCGCCTATCCCACGAAGGCAGGCGTGAACGTCGTCATGCGCGACCTGACGCAGCTCAGGGAGGCCGAGGCGTCGCTGAAGGAGGCGGAGGCGACGTTCCGGACCATGGTCGAGGTCGTGCAGGACTACGCGATCTTCATGCTCGACCCGCAGGGCAACGTCGCGAGCTGGAACGCGGGCGCGGAGAAGATCAAGCAATACAAGGCCGAAGAGGTGATGGGGCAATACTTCGGCATGCTCTACACGCCGGAGGATCGCGACGCGGGCAGGGCGGGGCGAAACCTCGCCATGGCGCTGATCAAGGGCCGGACCGAGGACGAGTGGTGGCGCATGCGAAAGGACGGCTCGCGGTTCTGGGCGAACGTCGTCATCACGGCCATCTACGACGAGTCGGGGAACCTGAAGGGCTTCGCGAAGGTCCTGCGCGATCTCACGGACAGAAAGCGCATGGAGGAGGACGAGCGATTCCTCGCGGAGGCGACCGCGGCGCTCGCGAGCTCGCTCGATTACGCGGACACGCTCCGCAAAGCGACCCGGATGGCCGTCCCGTCCCACGCCGACTGGTGCGTGGTCGACATCCGCGCCGGGGCGGACCACGACGGAGCGAGCCGGTTGTTCATCGCCCACCGCGAGCACGAAAAAGAGATCATCCTGCAGGAGATGCTCCGGAAGAGCCCGCGCTTTCTGGAGCTGCCGGACGGACCTTGGAAGGTCTACCGCACCGGCGATCCGGTGCTGGTCCCCGATTTCGATCACGCAGCCTACGAGGTGTTCACGAAGAACCGGGAGCACGCCGAGGTGCTGCGGGCGATCGGCATGAAGACGTTCCTGTCGGTGCCTCTCACGGCGAGAGGCAGGACGTTCGGCACGCTGACGTTCGGCTCTGCGGATCCCGCGCGGACCTATGGCGCGAAGGACCTCACCTTCGCCCGTGAATTCGCGCGGCGGGCGGCGTTCGCGATCGACAACGCGAGGCTGTATCAGCAGGGCAAGAAGGCGCTCGATCTGCGCGAGGAGGTGCTCGCCATCGTCTCGCACGACCTGAAGGACCCGCTGCATGCGATCGCGAGCAGCGTGGAGCTGATGAAGCGGGTGCAGCTCCCGGGCCGGGAAGGCGAGCAGATCGCGAAGCGGTCGGAGACGATCGCGCGCTCGGTGGCGCGGATGAACCGACTGATCTCCGACCTGCTCGATCTGTCGAAGCTCGAGGCGGGCAAGCTCGCGATCGAGCCGCGCGAATTCGAGGCTGGAGAGCTGGTCGACGAGCTGGTCGAGATGTTCCGCCCGCTGGCCGAGCAGAAGCGGATCACGCTCACGGCCGAGCTCGTCCACCAAACATGCCAGATCCAGGGCGATAAAGAGCGTATCCTCCAGGTCTTCTCGAACCTGATCGGCAACGCGATCAAGTTCACGCCCGAGCGGGGCACGGTCACGATCCGCCTCGACGCTTGCGGCAACGAGATCAACTTCCGCGTGAAAGACACGGGCCCCGGCATTCCCGAGGCCGACCTGTCCCACGTCTTCGACCGATTCTGGCAGGCCAAGGAGCGAGCGCGCCAGGGCACGGGGCTCGGCCTGTCCATTGCGAAGGCAATCGTCGAGGCGCACGGCGGGACGATCTCGGTCGAGAGCGAGGTCGGAAAGGGCGCGACGTTCTACTTCTCGCTGCCGAGGCACGGCTTCGCGCAGGAGGAGGCGGGCTGA
- a CDS encoding DEAD/DEAH box helicase: MPVAQASAFAALGLSAPLVRAVQQEGYEKPTPIQTQAIPDALQGRDLLGCAQTGTGKTAAFVLPMLQRLAATPRTGGIRALVLTPTRELAAQICERVSAYGQHLGLRHAVIYGGVGQRAQEIALSRNPDLLVATPGRLLDLMQQGFIRLDRVSILVLDEADRMLDMGFIHDVRRIIATVPKARQTLLFSATMPREIGALADSILIDPVRVSVSPQRTAADTVEQSVFYVEKEGKRALLEKLLRGQGVERTLVFTRTKHGANRVSEQLVRAGIDSAAIHGNKSQSARERALERFRAGSLPVLVATDLAARGIDVEGVSHVINYDLPNVPESYVHRIGRTGRAGASGSAISFCNTEERPLLAGIEKLLRRRIPVAEGEVPRGEPAVMQAPAPRQAAPGNYARPAAPSGARPARRFQPRRSRSR; the protein is encoded by the coding sequence ATGCCCGTGGCGCAGGCGTCCGCGTTCGCGGCGCTCGGGCTGAGCGCTCCGCTCGTTCGCGCGGTGCAGCAAGAGGGCTACGAGAAGCCCACGCCCATCCAGACCCAGGCCATCCCCGACGCCCTCCAGGGGCGCGATCTGCTCGGCTGCGCGCAGACGGGCACGGGCAAGACGGCCGCGTTCGTCCTGCCGATGCTCCAGCGCCTCGCGGCCACGCCGCGCACGGGCGGCATCCGCGCGCTCGTCCTCACGCCGACCCGCGAGCTGGCGGCGCAGATCTGCGAGCGCGTCTCCGCGTACGGGCAGCACCTCGGGCTGCGCCACGCGGTCATCTACGGCGGCGTCGGCCAGCGCGCGCAGGAGATCGCCCTGTCGCGCAACCCCGACCTGCTCGTCGCGACGCCCGGCCGCCTGCTCGACCTGATGCAGCAAGGGTTCATCCGCCTCGATCGCGTCAGCATCCTCGTGCTCGACGAGGCCGATCGGATGCTCGACATGGGCTTCATCCACGACGTGCGGCGCATCATCGCGACGGTGCCGAAGGCGCGGCAGACGCTGCTCTTCTCGGCCACCATGCCGCGCGAGATCGGCGCGCTCGCCGACTCGATCCTCATCGACCCGGTGCGCGTGTCGGTCTCGCCCCAGCGCACGGCGGCCGACACCGTGGAGCAGTCGGTCTTCTACGTGGAGAAAGAGGGCAAGCGGGCGCTGCTCGAGAAGCTCCTGCGCGGGCAGGGCGTGGAGCGGACGCTGGTCTTCACCCGCACCAAGCACGGGGCGAACCGCGTCTCCGAGCAGCTCGTGCGGGCGGGCATCGACTCGGCGGCCATTCACGGCAACAAGTCGCAGTCGGCCCGCGAGCGCGCGCTCGAGCGGTTCCGGGCGGGCTCGTTGCCGGTGCTCGTCGCGACGGACCTCGCGGCGCGCGGGATCGACGTCGAGGGCGTCTCGCACGTCATCAACTACGACCTGCCGAACGTGCCCGAGAGCTACGTGCACCGCATCGGCCGGACGGGCCGCGCGGGCGCTTCGGGCAGCGCGATCTCGTTCTGCAATACCGAGGAGCGCCCGCTGCTCGCGGGCATCGAGAAGCTCCTGCGCCGGAGGATTCCGGTCGCAGAGGGCGAGGTGCCGCGGGGCGAGCCTGCCGTGATGCAAGCGCCCGCCCCGAGGCAAGCGGCGCCGGGCAATTACGCGCGGCCCGCTGCTCCTTCCGGCGCGCGCCCTGCGCGTCGTTTCCAGCCCCGCCGCTCGCGCTCTCGCTGA
- a CDS encoding M20/M25/M40 family metallo-hydrolase: MTSLDARAGAADRSPSSPRALDAAIGDHALQLCQTLLRINTTNPPGNEREAADVVATELAGAGIEPKYLESFPGRANVVARLRGTGELPPILLTAHLDVVEADASSWKYPPFGGVIAEGCLWGRGALDMKNMAAMSVAVLARLARDKVKLRRDVIFAAVADEEAGCDHGSRWLVENHPDLVRSEYALGEVGGYSMHLGRGVFYPIQVAEKGLCWVRGRVRGEPGHGSMPRENSAVIRLAEAVARLGEKGLPVHVTPYMRDLVDAIASRQPAPLRPLLKRLLHPAIAPYALRALPDRSLARAIGALLSNTASPTILRAGSKINVIPGVAEVELDGRVLPGQTEADFLRELGTVLGPDVELEVLQSAPPLETEPMASPLYDAIRESIVAHDPGAMVVPYLMPGFTDAKFFSKLGAKWYGFSPVQIPPGMRFAELFHGNDERIPVEGLKWGANVLLDLVRRFCA, translated from the coding sequence ATGACCTCCCTCGATGCCCGTGCAGGCGCGGCCGATCGCTCGCCGTCTTCCCCGAGGGCGCTCGACGCCGCGATCGGCGATCACGCGCTCCAGCTCTGCCAGACGCTCCTGCGTATCAACACGACGAACCCGCCCGGCAACGAGCGCGAGGCGGCGGACGTGGTGGCGACGGAGCTCGCGGGCGCGGGCATCGAGCCGAAGTACCTGGAGAGCTTCCCGGGGCGGGCCAACGTGGTCGCGCGCCTCCGCGGCACGGGCGAGCTGCCGCCGATCCTGCTCACCGCGCACCTCGACGTGGTCGAGGCCGACGCCTCGTCGTGGAAGTACCCGCCGTTCGGCGGCGTCATCGCCGAGGGGTGCCTGTGGGGGCGCGGCGCGCTCGACATGAAGAACATGGCCGCGATGTCGGTCGCGGTCCTCGCGCGCCTCGCCCGCGACAAGGTGAAGCTGCGGCGCGACGTGATCTTCGCCGCCGTCGCCGACGAGGAGGCGGGGTGCGATCACGGCTCGCGCTGGCTCGTCGAGAACCACCCCGACCTCGTGCGGAGCGAGTACGCGCTCGGCGAGGTCGGCGGCTACAGCATGCACCTCGGCAGGGGCGTGTTTTACCCCATCCAGGTGGCCGAGAAGGGCCTGTGCTGGGTGCGCGGGCGCGTGCGGGGCGAGCCCGGGCACGGGTCGATGCCGCGCGAGAACTCGGCCGTCATTCGGCTCGCCGAGGCCGTCGCGCGCCTCGGCGAAAAAGGCCTTCCGGTGCACGTGACGCCCTACATGCGCGATCTCGTCGACGCCATCGCCTCGCGCCAGCCCGCGCCGCTGCGGCCGCTGCTCAAGCGCCTCTTGCACCCGGCGATCGCGCCCTACGCATTGCGCGCCTTGCCCGACCGCTCGCTCGCGCGCGCGATCGGCGCCCTGCTCTCGAACACCGCCTCGCCCACGATCCTCAGGGCCGGCAGCAAGATCAACGTGATCCCGGGCGTGGCCGAGGTCGAGCTCGACGGGCGCGTGCTCCCCGGGCAGACCGAGGCCGACTTTCTGCGCGAGCTCGGGACGGTGCTCGGTCCGGACGTCGAGCTCGAGGTCCTGCAGAGCGCGCCGCCGCTCGAGACCGAGCCCATGGCCTCGCCGCTCTACGACGCCATTCGCGAGAGCATCGTCGCGCACGACCCCGGGGCCATGGTCGTGCCCTATTTGATGCCCGGCTTCACGGACGCGAAGTTCTTCTCGAAGCTCGGGGCCAAGTGGTACGGGTTCTCGCCCGTGCAGATCCCGCCCGGCATGCGCTTCGCCGAGCTCTTCCACGGCAACGACGAGCGCATCCCCGTCGAGGGCCTGAAATGGGGGGCGAACGTGCTCCTCGACCTCGTGCGCAGGTTCTGCGCCTGA
- a CDS encoding AraC family transcriptional regulator, whose amino-acid sequence MQIFPADPRIRSPHGVESYTRRSQTWNGVTVHALEFHIAQTRSWSDLSSEQTSLSIVLDQAGPGRIEPRLKRDQPLPAGEAGPRGMSLIPGGMTLWGHTEGIYYVREVRLDIDFVTLSGRLGEKFDRLQTQTPRTLFRDERVWRLGALLAEQVERPDEYSPLYAESLMVALFIDLLRLGDAAERAKKPSGLAPWQLRRVVEYLQANLAASVHLEELAALTGLSQSQFGRAFKASTGVPPHRWQLNARIERAKELLLEGRLSLAEIALVTGFAEQSHFTRVFRGIVGTSPGAWQRARRS is encoded by the coding sequence GTGCAGATCTTCCCTGCTGACCCGCGCATCCGCTCCCCGCACGGCGTCGAGTCCTACACGCGCCGCAGCCAGACGTGGAATGGCGTCACCGTGCACGCCCTGGAGTTCCACATCGCGCAGACCCGATCGTGGAGCGATCTCTCCTCGGAGCAGACCTCGCTGTCGATCGTCCTCGATCAGGCCGGCCCCGGGCGCATCGAGCCGCGCTTGAAGCGCGACCAGCCGCTCCCGGCCGGGGAGGCCGGGCCGCGGGGCATGAGCCTCATCCCGGGCGGGATGACGCTCTGGGGGCATACCGAGGGCATTTACTACGTGCGCGAGGTCCGGCTCGACATCGATTTCGTCACCCTGAGCGGGAGGCTCGGCGAGAAATTCGACCGCTTGCAGACGCAGACCCCGCGCACGCTCTTCCGCGACGAGCGCGTCTGGCGGCTCGGCGCCCTGCTGGCGGAGCAGGTCGAGAGGCCCGACGAGTACAGCCCGCTCTATGCCGAGAGCCTGATGGTCGCGCTCTTCATCGATCTGTTACGCCTGGGAGACGCGGCGGAGCGCGCCAAAAAGCCGAGCGGCCTCGCGCCCTGGCAATTGCGGCGGGTGGTCGAGTACCTGCAGGCGAACCTGGCGGCCAGCGTCCATCTCGAGGAGCTGGCCGCGCTGACGGGCCTGTCGCAATCGCAGTTCGGCCGCGCCTTCAAGGCCTCGACCGGGGTGCCGCCGCACCGCTGGCAACTGAACGCGCGGATCGAGAGGGCGAAGGAGCTTTTGCTGGAGGGGAGGCTGTCGCTCGCGGAGATCGCGCTGGTGACGGGCTTCGCCGAGCAGAGCCATTTCACGCGCGTGTTCCGGGGGATCGTGGGGACCTCGCCGGGCGCGTGGCAGCGCGCCCGGCGGAGCTGA
- a CDS encoding hydrolase: MTTKNDKVGLDALLTPDNCALMLIDHQPFQISGVQNVDPLIMLNNTVFLAKTAKAFGVPTLLTTVIEERGGYLYKPLQDVFPEQKPINRTTINTWEDQRCVEWAKKTGRKKLVMAGLFTEICLAFPVIHALGDGYEVYAVTDASGGISKEAHEVAIHRMVQAGAVPLTTAVFLAELQRDWAREATVPRVAELFLAHAGHVGTNYAWEMQLLGTRNAPPGV; the protein is encoded by the coding sequence ATGACGACGAAGAACGACAAAGTCGGGCTCGACGCGCTGCTCACGCCGGACAATTGCGCGCTGATGCTGATCGACCACCAGCCGTTCCAGATCAGCGGCGTGCAGAACGTCGATCCCCTCATCATGCTCAACAACACGGTCTTTCTGGCCAAGACCGCGAAGGCGTTCGGCGTGCCCACCCTCCTCACCACGGTGATCGAGGAGCGCGGCGGATACCTGTACAAGCCGCTCCAGGACGTCTTCCCCGAGCAGAAACCCATCAATCGCACCACCATCAACACCTGGGAAGACCAGCGCTGCGTGGAGTGGGCGAAGAAGACGGGGCGCAAGAAGCTGGTCATGGCCGGGCTCTTTACCGAGATCTGCCTCGCGTTCCCCGTCATTCACGCGCTCGGCGACGGCTACGAGGTCTATGCCGTCACCGACGCCTCGGGCGGCATCAGCAAAGAGGCCCACGAGGTCGCCATTCACAGGATGGTCCAGGCGGGCGCGGTGCCCCTCACCACCGCCGTCTTCCTCGCCGAGCTGCAGCGCGACTGGGCCCGCGAGGCGACCGTGCCCAGGGTCGCCGAGCTCTTCCTCGCCCACGCCGGCCACGTGGGGACGAACTACGCCTGGGAGATGCAGCTCCTCGGCACCCGCAACGCGCCCCCCGGCGTGTGA